A genome region from Meleagris gallopavo isolate NT-WF06-2002-E0010 breed Aviagen turkey brand Nicholas breeding stock chromosome 7, Turkey_5.1, whole genome shotgun sequence includes the following:
- the LRRFIP1 gene encoding leucine-rich repeat flightless-interacting protein 1 isoform X1 yields the protein MPMEADCLSPEAQKLAEARLAAKRAARAEAREIRMKELERQQKEIYQVQKKYYGLDTKWGDIEQWMEDSERYSRRARRNASASDEDERMSVGSRGSLRSHVEYASAYPVAGLENERTKWKNYSKATNGYEEDVYGSSQSRKSSRASYYPDLGLHNSGYASTSQSSSQNGNWPSLLYSDALPARSYRASVYDESVYSGSRRYSASSSRAPSEYSCYLGSGSRASSRASSARASPVIEERPEKDFEKGARTVSSLSAATLASLGGTSSRRGSGDTSISADTEASIREIKDIYELKEQIQDVEGKYMQGLKEMKDSLAEVEEKYKKAMVSNAQLDNEKTNFMYQVDTLKDALLELEEQLAESRRQYEEKSKEFEREKHAHSILQFQFKEIKEALKQREEMLAEIQQLQQKQQSYVREISDLQETIEWKDKKIGALERQKDFFDSIRSERDDLRDEVIILKEQLKKHGIIPDSDIATNGEASEVLDNEGHLDSSKTVQGTTQALKTAGDGMLGKANEVDMKNEILEDVGKREILQNSEHEEHKEESEEQEVQTLHADENTKAEKMIEETDALSTVMLPDSRFTEQIQSLTEPMSGNASSNDDRDADDLRKETQSAEAAQQLGSEEVEHSSLNPRTTEISEMGSLQGQDFESPQEMHGDLGAEHELEKAAPQQEEGEDVEASHALSANEVEQAADSAGDSSEMVSGQSGLPEPASAGSHSEEVKVEGHAETFQCSEGSAENKVTEVLGKALVESKDCTDGTADETGSDRAGEQNEVGSAVQGQKMERDSTGLEGEESCESGAPSDTNEEGGDQAHIQPVSSEDGELALLEEQNTQEQTELEPAEKDGQEEVLIGNLEACSDSAEKQEKASGESVGSANKVEGSALHQTEPDTDTVKEMASQETSVDPGFSDDEIEEIEMQTGDVSGKGEENRIEYLEHNRTEDLKPEVELQTVQCGKETTGDTEDEKNSSLESEAQNVVKQEEGESKEESVVCHSVSSENQVDKEEFKENKKQSELADHQGDELTSMEDADNSLAQKAELDENVSEQLRLEGQVEEEEDDGDAFDFDEDSEQTLETDEKCDGEEVDAQSEEDDRTNSVIRKIAQTGEAGERTGKIETIDALTEGDSLQHKKGNESEETGHLQEEASALKTDKKADVVADENKASDSNEVENAPGENVLEQDLESAGCNRAESKEDLRGGRKGKGKSKDDCTMS from the exons TCTCATGTGGAGTATGCCAGCGCCTATCCAGTG GCTGGATTAGAAAATGAGAGGACCAAATGGAAGAACTACTCCAAAGCA ACCAATGGTTATGAGGAAGACGTGTATGGATCGTCCCAGAGTAGAAAATCTAGCAGG GCTTCATACTACCCTGATCTGGGTCTTCACAACAGTGGCTATGCTTCCACATCTCAGTCTTCTTCCCAAAATGGAAACTGG CCCTCCTTGCTGTACAGTGATGCCCTGCCAGCCAGAAGTTACAGG GCGTCTGTGTATGACGAGAGTGTTTACAGCGGGAGTCGTCGGTATAGTGCCTCTAGTTCTCGTGCT CCTTCAGAGTACAGCTGTTACCTCGGTTCGGGATCTCGGGCGTCCTCAAGAGCCAGCTCTGCTCGAGCCAGTCCAGTG ATTGAGGAGCGGCCAGAAAAAGATTTTGAGAAG GGAGCACGTACTGTCTCAAGTCTGTCAGCAGCTACCTTAGCTTCCTTGGGTGGGACTTCTTCACGAAGAGGCAGCGGGGATACATCCATCTCGGCAGATACAGAGGCATCTATTAGAGAAATAAAG GATATCTATGAGTTAAAGGAGCAGATTCAAGATGTAGAAGGCAAATACATGCAGGgactgaaagaaatgaag GACTCTCTAGCTGAAGTcgaagagaaatacaaaaaggcTATGGTGTCAAATGCTCAACTGGACAACgagaaaacaaatttcatgtACCAAGTAGATACTCTGAAGGATGCACTCTTAGAGTTAGAGGAACAGCTTGCAGAATCCAGGAGGCAATATGAAGAAAAGAGTAAA GAATTTGAGAGAGAGAAGCACGCTCATAGCATATTGCAGTTTCAGTTTAAGGAAATCAAAGAGGCTTtgaagcaaagagaagaaatgcttgCA GAAATCCAACAGCTGCAACAGAAACAGCAGAGCTATGTCAGGGAAATTTCTGATCTTCAGGAGACAATAGagtggaaagacaaaaaaataggG GCCTTAGAGAGGCAGAAAGATTTCTTTGATTCCATAAGGAGTGAGCGGGATGACCTTAGAGATGAAGTGATTATACTGAAGGAGCAACTGAAG AAACATGGAATAATCCCAGACTCTGACATAGCCACCAATGGGGAGGCATCAGAAGTTCTTGATAATGAAGGACACTTGGATTCTTCCAAAACTGTTCAAGGCACAACACAGGCATTAAAGACAGCAGGGGACGGGATGCTAG GCAAAGCCAATGAAGTGGAcatgaaaaatgagattttggaGGATGTggggaaaagagaaatcttGCAGAATTCTGAGCATGAGGAACACAAAGAGGAGTCTGAGGAACAGGAAGTACAGACATTGCATGCTgatgaaaatacaaaagcagaaaaaatgattGAAGAAACTGATGCTCTGTCAACAGTGATGTTACCAGATAGTAGGTTTACAGAACAAATTCAAAGCCTTACAGAACCCATGTCAGGGAATGCGTCTTCAAATGATGATAGGGATGCAGATGATTTGAGAAAGGAGACACAGTCAGCAgaagcagcccagcagcttGGTAGCGAGGAGGTTGAACATAGTAGCTTAAACCCAAGGACAACTGAGATCTCAGAAATGGGCTCACTGCAAGGTCAGGATTTTGAGAGTCCTCAGGAAATGCACGGTGACTTAGGTGCAGAGCATGAACTGGAAAAAGCTGCTCCACAGCAAGAAGAAGGAGAGGATGTGGAAGCTAGCCATGCACTGAGTGCTAATGAGGTGGAGCAAGCAGCAGACAGTGCAGGTGACAGTAGTGAGATGGTTTCTGGCCAGTCAGGGCTACCAGAGCCTGCGTCAGCAGGCTCACATAGTGAAGAGGTAAAGGTGGAGGGCCATGCTGAAACATTCCAGTGCTCAGAAGGAAGTGCTGAAAACAAAGTTACAGAGGTCTTGGGGAAAGCTCTTGTTGAAAGCAAAGACTGCACTGATGGAACAGCTGATGAAACTGGAAGTGATAGAGCTGGAGAACAAAACGAGGTTGGGAGTGCAGTTCAGGGTCAGAAAATGGAACGAGATTCCACAGGCTTGGAAGGGGAGGAGTCATGTGAAAGTGGTGCCCCATCAGATACAAATGAAGAGGGAGGAGATCAGGCACACATCCAGCCAGTTTCCTCAGAGGATGGTGAGTTAGCGTTATTAGAGGAACAGAATACACAGGAGCAAACAGAACTTGAACCTGCTGAGAAAGATGGACAGGAGGAAGTATTGATTGGAAACTTGGAGGCGTGTTCAgattctgcagaaaagcaggagaaagcaTCTGGGGAGTCTGTGGGCTCTGCTAACAAGGTAGAAGGAAGTGCACTGCATCAGACAGAGCCAGACACAGACACTGTGAAAGAAATGGCATCTCAGGAAACCAGTGTAGACCCAGGTTTTTCAGATgatgaaattgaagaaatagaaatgcaaaCAGGGGATGTGtctgggaaaggagaggaaaatagaatagaatactTAGAGCATAATAGAACAGAAGACTTAAAGCCAGAGGTAGAGCTTCAAACAGTTCAGTGCGGTAAAGAAACTACAGGTGATACAGAGGATGAGAAAAATAGTTCTTTAGAAAGTGAAGCACAGAATGTAGTCAAACAAGAGGAAGGTGAATCTAAAGAGGAGTCCGTTGTATGTCATAGTGTAAGTAGTGAGAACCAAGTTGATAaagaagaatttaaagaaaataaaaaacagtcaGAGCTTGCAGACCACCAGGGTGATGAACTTACTTCTATGGAAGACGCAGATAATTCTCTTGCACAGAAAGCTGAGCTAGATGAAAATGTTAGTGAGCAACTTAGACTCGAGGGCCaagtagaggaagaagaagatgaTGGTGATGCATTTGATTTTGATGAGGATTCAGAACAGACACTGGAAACTGATGAAAAATGCGATGGAGAAGAAGTTGATGCACAGAGTGAAGAGGATGACAGAACAAACAGCGTGATCAGAAAAATTGCCCAAACAGGTGAAGCTGGAGAGAGAACTGGCAAAATAGAAACCATTGACGCCTTGACTGAAGGTGACAGCTTACAGcataagaaaggaaatgagtCTGAAGAAACAGGGCACTTGCAAGAGGAAGCATCAGCACTGAAAACTGACAAGAAGGCTGATGTGGTGgcagatgaaaacaaagcatcagATTCTAATGAAGTGGAAAACGCACCAGGTGAAAATGTTCTAGAACAGGATTTGGAAAGTGCTGGCTGTAACAGGGCTGAAAGCAAAGAGGATTTGCGAGGTGGTAGGAAGGGCAAGGGTAAATCTAAAGATGACTGTACAATGTCCTAA
- the LRRFIP1 gene encoding leucine-rich repeat flightless-interacting protein 1 isoform X3 → MPMEADCLSPEAQKLAEARLAAKRAARAEAREIRMKELERQQKEASDEDERMSVGSRGSLRSHVEYASAYPVAGLENERTKWKNYSKATNGYEEDVYGSSQSRKSSRASYYPDLGLHNSGYASTSQSSSQNGNWPSLLYSDALPARSYRASVYDESVYSGSRRYSASSSRAPSEYSCYLGSGSRASSRASSARASPVIEERPEKDFEKGARTVSSLSAATLASLGGTSSRRGSGDTSISADTEASIREIKDIYELKEQIQDVEGKYMQGLKEMKDSLAEVEEKYKKAMVSNAQLDNEKTNFMYQVDTLKDALLELEEQLAESRRQYEEKSKEFEREKHAHSILQFQFKEIKEALKQREEMLAEIQQLQQKQQSYVREISDLQETIEWKDKKIGALERQKDFFDSIRSERDDLRDEVIILKEQLKKHGIIPDSDIATNGEASEVLDNEGHLDSSKTVQGTTQALKTAGDGMLGKANEVDMKNEILEDVGKREILQNSEHEEHKEESEEQEVQTLHADENTKAEKMIEETDALSTVMLPDSRFTEQIQSLTEPMSGNASSNDDRDADDLRKETQSAEAAQQLGSEEVEHSSLNPRTTEISEMGSLQGQDFESPQEMHGDLGAEHELEKAAPQQEEGEDVEASHALSANEVEQAADSAGDSSEMVSGQSGLPEPASAGSHSEEVKVEGHAETFQCSEGSAENKVTEVLGKALVESKDCTDGTADETGSDRAGEQNEVGSAVQGQKMERDSTGLEGEESCESGAPSDTNEEGGDQAHIQPVSSEDGELALLEEQNTQEQTELEPAEKDGQEEVLIGNLEACSDSAEKQEKASGESVGSANKVEGSALHQTEPDTDTVKEMASQETSVDPGFSDDEIEEIEMQTGDVSGKGEENRIEYLEHNRTEDLKPEVELQTVQCGKETTGDTEDEKNSSLESEAQNVVKQEEGESKEESVVCHSVSSENQVDKEEFKENKKQSELADHQGDELTSMEDADNSLAQKAELDENVSEQLRLEGQVEEEEDDGDAFDFDEDSEQTLETDEKCDGEEVDAQSEEDDRTNSVIRKIAQTGEAGERTGKIETIDALTEGDSLQHKKGNESEETGHLQEEASALKTDKKADVVADENKASDSNEVENAPGENVLEQDLESAGCNRAESKEDLRGGRKGKGKSKDDCTMS, encoded by the exons TCTCATGTGGAGTATGCCAGCGCCTATCCAGTG GCTGGATTAGAAAATGAGAGGACCAAATGGAAGAACTACTCCAAAGCA ACCAATGGTTATGAGGAAGACGTGTATGGATCGTCCCAGAGTAGAAAATCTAGCAGG GCTTCATACTACCCTGATCTGGGTCTTCACAACAGTGGCTATGCTTCCACATCTCAGTCTTCTTCCCAAAATGGAAACTGG CCCTCCTTGCTGTACAGTGATGCCCTGCCAGCCAGAAGTTACAGG GCGTCTGTGTATGACGAGAGTGTTTACAGCGGGAGTCGTCGGTATAGTGCCTCTAGTTCTCGTGCT CCTTCAGAGTACAGCTGTTACCTCGGTTCGGGATCTCGGGCGTCCTCAAGAGCCAGCTCTGCTCGAGCCAGTCCAGTG ATTGAGGAGCGGCCAGAAAAAGATTTTGAGAAG GGAGCACGTACTGTCTCAAGTCTGTCAGCAGCTACCTTAGCTTCCTTGGGTGGGACTTCTTCACGAAGAGGCAGCGGGGATACATCCATCTCGGCAGATACAGAGGCATCTATTAGAGAAATAAAG GATATCTATGAGTTAAAGGAGCAGATTCAAGATGTAGAAGGCAAATACATGCAGGgactgaaagaaatgaag GACTCTCTAGCTGAAGTcgaagagaaatacaaaaaggcTATGGTGTCAAATGCTCAACTGGACAACgagaaaacaaatttcatgtACCAAGTAGATACTCTGAAGGATGCACTCTTAGAGTTAGAGGAACAGCTTGCAGAATCCAGGAGGCAATATGAAGAAAAGAGTAAA GAATTTGAGAGAGAGAAGCACGCTCATAGCATATTGCAGTTTCAGTTTAAGGAAATCAAAGAGGCTTtgaagcaaagagaagaaatgcttgCA GAAATCCAACAGCTGCAACAGAAACAGCAGAGCTATGTCAGGGAAATTTCTGATCTTCAGGAGACAATAGagtggaaagacaaaaaaataggG GCCTTAGAGAGGCAGAAAGATTTCTTTGATTCCATAAGGAGTGAGCGGGATGACCTTAGAGATGAAGTGATTATACTGAAGGAGCAACTGAAG AAACATGGAATAATCCCAGACTCTGACATAGCCACCAATGGGGAGGCATCAGAAGTTCTTGATAATGAAGGACACTTGGATTCTTCCAAAACTGTTCAAGGCACAACACAGGCATTAAAGACAGCAGGGGACGGGATGCTAG GCAAAGCCAATGAAGTGGAcatgaaaaatgagattttggaGGATGTggggaaaagagaaatcttGCAGAATTCTGAGCATGAGGAACACAAAGAGGAGTCTGAGGAACAGGAAGTACAGACATTGCATGCTgatgaaaatacaaaagcagaaaaaatgattGAAGAAACTGATGCTCTGTCAACAGTGATGTTACCAGATAGTAGGTTTACAGAACAAATTCAAAGCCTTACAGAACCCATGTCAGGGAATGCGTCTTCAAATGATGATAGGGATGCAGATGATTTGAGAAAGGAGACACAGTCAGCAgaagcagcccagcagcttGGTAGCGAGGAGGTTGAACATAGTAGCTTAAACCCAAGGACAACTGAGATCTCAGAAATGGGCTCACTGCAAGGTCAGGATTTTGAGAGTCCTCAGGAAATGCACGGTGACTTAGGTGCAGAGCATGAACTGGAAAAAGCTGCTCCACAGCAAGAAGAAGGAGAGGATGTGGAAGCTAGCCATGCACTGAGTGCTAATGAGGTGGAGCAAGCAGCAGACAGTGCAGGTGACAGTAGTGAGATGGTTTCTGGCCAGTCAGGGCTACCAGAGCCTGCGTCAGCAGGCTCACATAGTGAAGAGGTAAAGGTGGAGGGCCATGCTGAAACATTCCAGTGCTCAGAAGGAAGTGCTGAAAACAAAGTTACAGAGGTCTTGGGGAAAGCTCTTGTTGAAAGCAAAGACTGCACTGATGGAACAGCTGATGAAACTGGAAGTGATAGAGCTGGAGAACAAAACGAGGTTGGGAGTGCAGTTCAGGGTCAGAAAATGGAACGAGATTCCACAGGCTTGGAAGGGGAGGAGTCATGTGAAAGTGGTGCCCCATCAGATACAAATGAAGAGGGAGGAGATCAGGCACACATCCAGCCAGTTTCCTCAGAGGATGGTGAGTTAGCGTTATTAGAGGAACAGAATACACAGGAGCAAACAGAACTTGAACCTGCTGAGAAAGATGGACAGGAGGAAGTATTGATTGGAAACTTGGAGGCGTGTTCAgattctgcagaaaagcaggagaaagcaTCTGGGGAGTCTGTGGGCTCTGCTAACAAGGTAGAAGGAAGTGCACTGCATCAGACAGAGCCAGACACAGACACTGTGAAAGAAATGGCATCTCAGGAAACCAGTGTAGACCCAGGTTTTTCAGATgatgaaattgaagaaatagaaatgcaaaCAGGGGATGTGtctgggaaaggagaggaaaatagaatagaatactTAGAGCATAATAGAACAGAAGACTTAAAGCCAGAGGTAGAGCTTCAAACAGTTCAGTGCGGTAAAGAAACTACAGGTGATACAGAGGATGAGAAAAATAGTTCTTTAGAAAGTGAAGCACAGAATGTAGTCAAACAAGAGGAAGGTGAATCTAAAGAGGAGTCCGTTGTATGTCATAGTGTAAGTAGTGAGAACCAAGTTGATAaagaagaatttaaagaaaataaaaaacagtcaGAGCTTGCAGACCACCAGGGTGATGAACTTACTTCTATGGAAGACGCAGATAATTCTCTTGCACAGAAAGCTGAGCTAGATGAAAATGTTAGTGAGCAACTTAGACTCGAGGGCCaagtagaggaagaagaagatgaTGGTGATGCATTTGATTTTGATGAGGATTCAGAACAGACACTGGAAACTGATGAAAAATGCGATGGAGAAGAAGTTGATGCACAGAGTGAAGAGGATGACAGAACAAACAGCGTGATCAGAAAAATTGCCCAAACAGGTGAAGCTGGAGAGAGAACTGGCAAAATAGAAACCATTGACGCCTTGACTGAAGGTGACAGCTTACAGcataagaaaggaaatgagtCTGAAGAAACAGGGCACTTGCAAGAGGAAGCATCAGCACTGAAAACTGACAAGAAGGCTGATGTGGTGgcagatgaaaacaaagcatcagATTCTAATGAAGTGGAAAACGCACCAGGTGAAAATGTTCTAGAACAGGATTTGGAAAGTGCTGGCTGTAACAGGGCTGAAAGCAAAGAGGATTTGCGAGGTGGTAGGAAGGGCAAGGGTAAATCTAAAGATGACTGTACAATGTCCTAA
- the LRRFIP1 gene encoding leucine-rich repeat flightless-interacting protein 1 isoform X2: MKELERQQKEIYQVQKKYYGLDTKWGDIEQWMEDSERYSRRARRNASASDEDERMSVGSRGSLRSHVEYASAYPVAGLENERTKWKNYSKATNGYEEDVYGSSQSRKSSRASYYPDLGLHNSGYASTSQSSSQNGNWPSLLYSDALPARSYRASVYDESVYSGSRRYSASSSRAPSEYSCYLGSGSRASSRASSARASPVIEERPEKDFEKGARTVSSLSAATLASLGGTSSRRGSGDTSISADTEASIREIKDIYELKEQIQDVEGKYMQGLKEMKDSLAEVEEKYKKAMVSNAQLDNEKTNFMYQVDTLKDALLELEEQLAESRRQYEEKSKEFEREKHAHSILQFQFKEIKEALKQREEMLAEIQQLQQKQQSYVREISDLQETIEWKDKKIGALERQKDFFDSIRSERDDLRDEVIILKEQLKKHGIIPDSDIATNGEASEVLDNEGHLDSSKTVQGTTQALKTAGDGMLGKANEVDMKNEILEDVGKREILQNSEHEEHKEESEEQEVQTLHADENTKAEKMIEETDALSTVMLPDSRFTEQIQSLTEPMSGNASSNDDRDADDLRKETQSAEAAQQLGSEEVEHSSLNPRTTEISEMGSLQGQDFESPQEMHGDLGAEHELEKAAPQQEEGEDVEASHALSANEVEQAADSAGDSSEMVSGQSGLPEPASAGSHSEEVKVEGHAETFQCSEGSAENKVTEVLGKALVESKDCTDGTADETGSDRAGEQNEVGSAVQGQKMERDSTGLEGEESCESGAPSDTNEEGGDQAHIQPVSSEDGELALLEEQNTQEQTELEPAEKDGQEEVLIGNLEACSDSAEKQEKASGESVGSANKVEGSALHQTEPDTDTVKEMASQETSVDPGFSDDEIEEIEMQTGDVSGKGEENRIEYLEHNRTEDLKPEVELQTVQCGKETTGDTEDEKNSSLESEAQNVVKQEEGESKEESVVCHSVSSENQVDKEEFKENKKQSELADHQGDELTSMEDADNSLAQKAELDENVSEQLRLEGQVEEEEDDGDAFDFDEDSEQTLETDEKCDGEEVDAQSEEDDRTNSVIRKIAQTGEAGERTGKIETIDALTEGDSLQHKKGNESEETGHLQEEASALKTDKKADVVADENKASDSNEVENAPGENVLEQDLESAGCNRAESKEDLRGGRKGKGKSKDDCTMS, encoded by the exons TCTCATGTGGAGTATGCCAGCGCCTATCCAGTG GCTGGATTAGAAAATGAGAGGACCAAATGGAAGAACTACTCCAAAGCA ACCAATGGTTATGAGGAAGACGTGTATGGATCGTCCCAGAGTAGAAAATCTAGCAGG GCTTCATACTACCCTGATCTGGGTCTTCACAACAGTGGCTATGCTTCCACATCTCAGTCTTCTTCCCAAAATGGAAACTGG CCCTCCTTGCTGTACAGTGATGCCCTGCCAGCCAGAAGTTACAGG GCGTCTGTGTATGACGAGAGTGTTTACAGCGGGAGTCGTCGGTATAGTGCCTCTAGTTCTCGTGCT CCTTCAGAGTACAGCTGTTACCTCGGTTCGGGATCTCGGGCGTCCTCAAGAGCCAGCTCTGCTCGAGCCAGTCCAGTG ATTGAGGAGCGGCCAGAAAAAGATTTTGAGAAG GGAGCACGTACTGTCTCAAGTCTGTCAGCAGCTACCTTAGCTTCCTTGGGTGGGACTTCTTCACGAAGAGGCAGCGGGGATACATCCATCTCGGCAGATACAGAGGCATCTATTAGAGAAATAAAG GATATCTATGAGTTAAAGGAGCAGATTCAAGATGTAGAAGGCAAATACATGCAGGgactgaaagaaatgaag GACTCTCTAGCTGAAGTcgaagagaaatacaaaaaggcTATGGTGTCAAATGCTCAACTGGACAACgagaaaacaaatttcatgtACCAAGTAGATACTCTGAAGGATGCACTCTTAGAGTTAGAGGAACAGCTTGCAGAATCCAGGAGGCAATATGAAGAAAAGAGTAAA GAATTTGAGAGAGAGAAGCACGCTCATAGCATATTGCAGTTTCAGTTTAAGGAAATCAAAGAGGCTTtgaagcaaagagaagaaatgcttgCA GAAATCCAACAGCTGCAACAGAAACAGCAGAGCTATGTCAGGGAAATTTCTGATCTTCAGGAGACAATAGagtggaaagacaaaaaaataggG GCCTTAGAGAGGCAGAAAGATTTCTTTGATTCCATAAGGAGTGAGCGGGATGACCTTAGAGATGAAGTGATTATACTGAAGGAGCAACTGAAG AAACATGGAATAATCCCAGACTCTGACATAGCCACCAATGGGGAGGCATCAGAAGTTCTTGATAATGAAGGACACTTGGATTCTTCCAAAACTGTTCAAGGCACAACACAGGCATTAAAGACAGCAGGGGACGGGATGCTAG GCAAAGCCAATGAAGTGGAcatgaaaaatgagattttggaGGATGTggggaaaagagaaatcttGCAGAATTCTGAGCATGAGGAACACAAAGAGGAGTCTGAGGAACAGGAAGTACAGACATTGCATGCTgatgaaaatacaaaagcagaaaaaatgattGAAGAAACTGATGCTCTGTCAACAGTGATGTTACCAGATAGTAGGTTTACAGAACAAATTCAAAGCCTTACAGAACCCATGTCAGGGAATGCGTCTTCAAATGATGATAGGGATGCAGATGATTTGAGAAAGGAGACACAGTCAGCAgaagcagcccagcagcttGGTAGCGAGGAGGTTGAACATAGTAGCTTAAACCCAAGGACAACTGAGATCTCAGAAATGGGCTCACTGCAAGGTCAGGATTTTGAGAGTCCTCAGGAAATGCACGGTGACTTAGGTGCAGAGCATGAACTGGAAAAAGCTGCTCCACAGCAAGAAGAAGGAGAGGATGTGGAAGCTAGCCATGCACTGAGTGCTAATGAGGTGGAGCAAGCAGCAGACAGTGCAGGTGACAGTAGTGAGATGGTTTCTGGCCAGTCAGGGCTACCAGAGCCTGCGTCAGCAGGCTCACATAGTGAAGAGGTAAAGGTGGAGGGCCATGCTGAAACATTCCAGTGCTCAGAAGGAAGTGCTGAAAACAAAGTTACAGAGGTCTTGGGGAAAGCTCTTGTTGAAAGCAAAGACTGCACTGATGGAACAGCTGATGAAACTGGAAGTGATAGAGCTGGAGAACAAAACGAGGTTGGGAGTGCAGTTCAGGGTCAGAAAATGGAACGAGATTCCACAGGCTTGGAAGGGGAGGAGTCATGTGAAAGTGGTGCCCCATCAGATACAAATGAAGAGGGAGGAGATCAGGCACACATCCAGCCAGTTTCCTCAGAGGATGGTGAGTTAGCGTTATTAGAGGAACAGAATACACAGGAGCAAACAGAACTTGAACCTGCTGAGAAAGATGGACAGGAGGAAGTATTGATTGGAAACTTGGAGGCGTGTTCAgattctgcagaaaagcaggagaaagcaTCTGGGGAGTCTGTGGGCTCTGCTAACAAGGTAGAAGGAAGTGCACTGCATCAGACAGAGCCAGACACAGACACTGTGAAAGAAATGGCATCTCAGGAAACCAGTGTAGACCCAGGTTTTTCAGATgatgaaattgaagaaatagaaatgcaaaCAGGGGATGTGtctgggaaaggagaggaaaatagaatagaatactTAGAGCATAATAGAACAGAAGACTTAAAGCCAGAGGTAGAGCTTCAAACAGTTCAGTGCGGTAAAGAAACTACAGGTGATACAGAGGATGAGAAAAATAGTTCTTTAGAAAGTGAAGCACAGAATGTAGTCAAACAAGAGGAAGGTGAATCTAAAGAGGAGTCCGTTGTATGTCATAGTGTAAGTAGTGAGAACCAAGTTGATAaagaagaatttaaagaaaataaaaaacagtcaGAGCTTGCAGACCACCAGGGTGATGAACTTACTTCTATGGAAGACGCAGATAATTCTCTTGCACAGAAAGCTGAGCTAGATGAAAATGTTAGTGAGCAACTTAGACTCGAGGGCCaagtagaggaagaagaagatgaTGGTGATGCATTTGATTTTGATGAGGATTCAGAACAGACACTGGAAACTGATGAAAAATGCGATGGAGAAGAAGTTGATGCACAGAGTGAAGAGGATGACAGAACAAACAGCGTGATCAGAAAAATTGCCCAAACAGGTGAAGCTGGAGAGAGAACTGGCAAAATAGAAACCATTGACGCCTTGACTGAAGGTGACAGCTTACAGcataagaaaggaaatgagtCTGAAGAAACAGGGCACTTGCAAGAGGAAGCATCAGCACTGAAAACTGACAAGAAGGCTGATGTGGTGgcagatgaaaacaaagcatcagATTCTAATGAAGTGGAAAACGCACCAGGTGAAAATGTTCTAGAACAGGATTTGGAAAGTGCTGGCTGTAACAGGGCTGAAAGCAAAGAGGATTTGCGAGGTGGTAGGAAGGGCAAGGGTAAATCTAAAGATGACTGTACAATGTCCTAA